In one Oryza glaberrima chromosome 2, OglaRS2, whole genome shotgun sequence genomic region, the following are encoded:
- the LOC127764604 gene encoding glycine-rich cell wall structural protein-like — protein sequence MASKGLVVFALLLLAAAFLATSEAANSQPTYPPANGGSDGQAGGSSAAGGNGKSAGYVAPYYPGPWWWPNGGGFYPPPPFNGGPGWYDPRFGGCPFGCCGYGAFNECLQCCARPWFPFWWWP from the exons ATGGCGTCCAAGGGTTTGGTTGTGTTCGCTCTCCTCCTGCTCGCTGCTGCTTTCCTCGCCACCTCAG AGGCGGCCAACTCGCAGCCGACCTACCCTCCGGCCAACGGTGGCAGCGACGGCCAAGCGGGCGGATCATCAGCGGCTGGTGGCAACGGCAAATCGGCCGGCTATGTTGCGCCCTACTACCCAGGCCCGTGGTGGTGGCCAAACGGCGGCGGCTTCTACCCGCCGCCTCCGTTTAATGGCGGCCCTGGCTGGTACGACCCGCGGTTCGGCGGCTGCCCATTTGGGTGCTGTGGCTACGGGGCTTTCAACGAGTGCTTGCAGTGCTGTGCGCGTCCGTGGTTCCCCTTCTGGTGGTGGCCATAA
- the LOC127761059 gene encoding glycine-rich protein 3 short isoform-like, whose product MASKALLVFALVLAGAFLVNCAQQPQPYADPSNDDPNAGYGSSGYGYPSQQGQNPAQQGPNPAQQGPNPAQQGQNPAQQGPNPAQQGQNGGDGGAGYGGAGGNGGGAGGGSGGAGGGGGGYGDPWWNHPRRCRYGCCECGYYRCNRCC is encoded by the exons ATGGCGTCCAAGGCTTTGCTCGTGTTCGCTCTCGTCCTCGCTGGTGCCTTTCTCGTCAACTGCGCCCAGCAGCCTC AGCCCTACGCCGACCCCAGCAACGACGACCCCAACGCCGGCTACGGCAGCAGCGGCTACGGCTACCCGTCGCAGCAGGGACAAAACCCAGCGCAGCAGGGACCTAACCCGGCGCAACAGGGACCAAACCCGGCACAGCAGGGACAGAACCCTGCTCAGCAGGGACCAAACCCGGCGCAGCAGGGACAgaacggcggcgatggcggcgccggctatggcggcgccggcggcaatggtggcggcgccggcggcggtagcggaggcgccggcggcggcggcggcggctacggcgaTCCGTGGTGGAATCatcctcgccgctgccggtaTGGTTGCTGCGAGTGCGGCTACTACCGCTGCAACCGCTGCTGCTAA